One window of the Salvia splendens isolate huo1 chromosome 1, SspV2, whole genome shotgun sequence genome contains the following:
- the LOC121778671 gene encoding ABC transporter F family member 4-like: MDTRCGQSTKRRKAVEGRAAARPLVNPAAKRLATSQPELTDPPSAPTKRRLEMPIEPPPTSATLSPEADQEQIVRELLQKFGREAKASAIYARLAEVCRPGETTSTPSQTTSLQPPICDTPAPHTESTEAGDPEQPQMAMTSVEEFSSSLTHAAPQATILLPAPDSTYADEVGGHEEDREEEIHDEGNPDVDSEPDEEGDEFAEDEGLVESDKGNETAEECEENIEAIRESEETEKEVIEEEEEEEEEEIEEPKSEDAPEDDRKTQKDRKVKEVIAATRLRKSRSDLPVSEEEVEDNADKSYGTQRNLKGKQPAIATVKKPISSEKTNEPTTKPIKVSFAQDIEEDAGEDDGDSENDSTEEPIYLLEEVMVTKKLLGEMTYFSDPKKARTYAERGTKGKQAKFEKSYHPESLQDIESEEEFMLILTRYRSVCSMLIPR, translated from the coding sequence ATGGATACCCGTTGCGGACAAAGCACTAAAAGAAGGAAAGCTGTAGAAGGTAGAGCAGCAGCGAGACCACTGGTGAACCCTGCTGCTAAACGACTAGCCACATCTCAACCAGAACTCACCGATCCTCCAAGTGCACCCACCAAAAGACGGCTTGAGATGCCTATCGAACCACCGCCCACATCTGCCACACTTTCCCCCGAGGCCGACCAAGAACAAATCGTGAGGGAATTATTACAAAAATTCGGTCGAGAGGCGAAGGCCAGTGCAATCTACGCCCGACTGGCAGAGGTTTGCAGACCCGGAGAGACAACCTCTACTCCATCTCAGACAACCTCCCTGCAACCTCCCATCTGCGACACACCTGCTCCCCACACTGAGTCTACAGAAGCAGGGGACCCCGAACAACCACAAATGGCCATGACTTCAGTTGAGGAGTTTTCTTCCTCATTAACGCACGCCGCTCCTCAGGCGACGATATTACTCCCAGCTCCAGATTCGACATATGCTGACGAGGTGGGTGGTCATGAGGAGGACAGGGAGGAAGAGATCCACGATGAAGGGAACCCGGATGTTGACAGTGAACCAGATGAGGAAGGAGACGAGTTTGCAGAAGATGAAGGTTTAGTGGAGAGCGACAAGGGTAATGAGACTGCAGAAGAGTGTGAGGAAAACATAGAAGCCATTAGAGAAAGTGAGGAGACTGAAAAGGAAGtgatagaagaagaagaagaagaagaagaagaagaaattgagGAGCCGAAGAGTGAGGATGCTCCGGAGGACGACAGGAAAACGCAGAAGGATAGAAAGGTGAAGGAGGTGATAGCGGCCACGAGGCTGAGGAAATCGAGGTCTGATCTTCCAGTGAGCGAAGAAGAGGTAGAGGATAATGCAGACAAGAGCTATGGCACGCAGCGTAATCTCAAAGGAAAGCAACCGGCGATAGCCACAGTCAAGAAACCAATAAGCTCTGAGAAGACAAACGAACCCACTACCAAGCCAATCAAAGTGTCGTTCGCTCAAGATATTGAAGAGGATGCAGGGGAGGATGACGGAGACTCCGAGAATGACAGTACCGAGGAACCCATTTATCTGCTAGAAGAAGTTATGGTCACAAAGAAACTCTTGGGAGAGATGACCTATTTCAGTGATCCTAAGAAAGCCCGAACGTATGCAGAGCGAGGAACGAAGGGGAAGCAGGCTAAGTTTGAGAAAAGCTACCATCCCGAATCCCTTCAAGATATCGAATCAGAGGAAGAGTTCATGTTGATACTGACTCGATATCGTTCCGTCTGTTCAATGTTGATACCACGATAA
- the LOC121778759 gene encoding uncharacterized protein LOC121778759, with the protein MEIFGKLEINLPFLQALKLPIFSKFIKEFITRKTKPNDKIVIGETVSAVIQKRRMPSKRTDPGMFTLPVSIGNIKVEHAMCDLGASINVLLLSLYKKLEGVRMVDTKVVIQLADRSCISPEGLITKEAKKNPLPQETSSTKKELKTLPLGLRYAYLEENEMFPVIINSNLSGEQETELLEVLRRNKKAIGWTLSDLVRISPDLCMHHIRLEEGAKPHRDPQRKLNPNMREEVLKEVLKLLSLGIIYSILDSKWVSPVHMVPKKLGIQVVTNEKNELVPTKLVTGWRMCIDNLKLSDATRKDHFPLPFIDHMLERLACKKFFYFLDGYNGYFQIYVNQEDQKKTIFTCPFGTYAYRRMPFGLYLLEECIKIFMDDFIVYGNSFETCLTNLDLEGIVMGHIVSEKGIQVDKAKVDVISRLPYPTSQKEIRGFLGHS; encoded by the exons ATGgaaatttttgggaagttggaaattaATCTGCCGTTTCTCCAAGCTTTAAAGCTGCCCATCTTCAGCAAGTTTATCAAAGAGTTTATCACCAGGAAAACTAAACCCAACGACAAAATAGTGATTGGAGAAACCGTAtcggcagtgattcagaagagaaGAATGCCCTCCAAGCGTactgatccaggtatgttcactctcccCGTTTCGATTGGGAACATTAAagtcgagcatgctatgtgtgacctaGGTGcatcaataaatgttttacTGCTTTCCCTTTATAAGAAACTGGAAGGAGTGAGAATGGTTGATACGAAGGTGGTAATTCAATtagctgataggtcgtgcatcaGTCCTGAGG GATTAATCACCAAGGAGGCGAAGAAGAATCCACTACCTCAGGAGACAAGTTCAACAAAGAAGGAACTGAAGACATTGCCCCTAGGCCTAAGGTATGCTTATTTGGAGGAGAACGAGATGTTCCCGGTGATCATTAACAGCAACCTAAGCGGGGAGCAAGAAACGGAATTACTGGAAGTACTTAGGAGGAACAAGAAAGCCATAGGATGGACTCTGTCAGACCTGGTGAGAATCAGTCCTGAcctctgcatgcaccatattcgcttggaggaaggagcaaaaccCCACCGAGACCCACAGAGAAAGTTGAACCCGAATATGAGAGAAGAGGTCTTGAAGGAGGTGCTCAAGCTGTTGTCATTGGGTATCATATACTCAATTCTCGACAGTAAGTGGGTAAgcccagtccatatggtaccaaagaagttgGGGATCCAAGTGGTgacaaatgagaaaaatgagttggtACCCACAAAGTTAGTAAccggttggcggatgtgcatcgATAATCTGAAACTGAGCGACGCCACGCGGAAGGACCATTTCCCGTTGCCATTTATAGACCATATGTTGGAGAGATTGGCATGCAAGAAGTTTTTCTATTTTCTGGACGGATACAACGGATACTTCCAGATTTACGTCAATCAAGAAGATCAGAAAAAGACGATCTTCACGTGCCCTTTTGGGACGTATGCATATAGAAGGATGCCCTTTGGCTTGT acctgctggaagaaTGTATCAAAatctttatggatgacttcattGTCTATGGGAATTCCTTCGAGACTTGTCTCACCAACTTGGATCTG GAAGGAATTGTTATGGGCCACATTGTCTCGGAAAAGGGTATTCAGGTGGATAAAGCAAAGGTAGACGTGATCTCGAGGCTTCCTTATCCTACAAGTCAAAAGGAAATAAGAGGATTTCTGGGCCACTCATGA
- the LOC121778852 gene encoding zinc finger MYM-type protein 1-like: MSKRRKTHDSSSSPASSSLPSSSPASSTPPSSSPPSSSPASNSIGIVSPSDASVPLHEEELIYDIEKLHHDPIRRTDIMKYPPNERDTIRRAYILRKPYQPRTFSFPQKEVGGSRRRFMVSWFDKWDWLEYSMDEDAAFCFVCYLFKNEVGHAGGDAFVNKGFKSWNKPDRFIKHIGGVRSAHNIAYEKYVNLRDGKKKSILVSLDNVSDVINNEYNVRLKASISCLRYLLGQGMAFRGHREGEDSLNRGNFLELLKWLKAHNEVISKVTLENAPGNCQLTSPTIQKDIINCCAKETMKRIVDDLGDDYFAILADESSDVSQKEQLALCLRYVEKKRGKVVERFIGLVHVGDTTSLSLRSAIMTLLVEHSLSPSKIRGQGYDGASNMKGEIHGLKTLIMKDTPSAYYVHCFAHQLQLTLVAISKKNDDCSWLFETVGILLNVIGVSCKRNELLREVQAQKVAQALEIGELESGSGLNQELSLKRPGDTRWSSHYKTLLNIMDLFSTIFEVLTMIGKKDSVFDDK, from the coding sequence ATGTCCAAAAGGAGAAAAACTCATGATAGTTCAAGCTCTCCGGCTTCAAGCTCTCTACCTTCAAGCTCTCCGGCTTCAAGCACTCCACCTTCAAGCTCTCCACCTTCAAGCTCTCCGGCTTCAAATTCAATTGGTATTGTATCTCCTTCAGATGCTAGTGTGCCATTACATGAGGAAGAATTGATTTATGATATCGAAAAACTTCATCATGATCCTATTAGAAGAACCGATATAATGAAATATCCTCCAAATGAGCGAGATACAATTAGGAGGGCGTATATTCTTAGAAAACCTTATCAGCCAAgaactttttcttttcctcaaaAAGAAGTTGGAGGTTCGCGTCGTCGGTTTATGGTTTCATGGTTTGATAAATGGGATTGGCTTGAATATAGTATGGATGAAGATGCTGCATTTTGTTTTGTATGCTACTTGTTCAAGAATGAAGTTGGACATGCGGGGGGTGATGCATTTGTGAATAAAGGATTTAAGTCGTGGAATAAGCCGGACCGATTTATAAAACATATTGGTGGAGTTAGAAGTGCTCATAATATTGCTTATGAGAAATATGTGAACTTGAGGGATGGCAAAAAGAAATCGATTTTGGTTTCTTTAGATAATGTTAGTGATGTGATTAACAACGAATATAATGTTCGCTTGAAGGCTTCAATTTCTTGTTTACGTTACCTATTGGGACAAGGCATGGCATTTCGTGGTCACAGGGAAGGTGAAGATTCCCTTAATAGGGGAAATTTTCTTGAACTTTTAAAATGGTTGAAGGCACATAATGAAGTTATTTCAAAAGTGACTTTGGAAAATGCCCCTGGAAATTGTCAATTGACATCTCCAACTATTCAAAAAGACATCATCAATTGTTGTGCTAAAGAAACAATGAAGAGAATTGTGGATGATCTTGGTGATGACTACTTTGCTATATTAGCTGATGAATCTAGTGATGTGTCCCAAAAGGAACAACTGGCTCTTTGTTTGCGCTATGTTGAAAAGAAAAGGGGAAAGGTAGTTGAACGATTCATTGGTCTTGTGCATGTTGGTGATACTACATCTTTGTCTCTTAGAAGTGCAATTATGACTTTACTTGTTGAACATTCATTAAGCCCATCCAAGATTCGAGGGCAAGGATATGATGGGGCTAGTAACATGAAGGGTGAGATACATGGACTCAAGACTTTGATCATGAAAGATACTCCAAGCGCTTACTACGTACATTGCTTTGCCCACCAGCTTCAACTAACATTGGTAGCCATTTCAAAAAAGAACGATGATTGTAGTTGGCTTTTTGAAACTGTTGGTATTTTGTTGAATGTAATTGGAGTTTCTTGTAAGAGAAATGAATTGCTTCGCGAAGTTCAAGCACAAAAAGTTGCTCAAGCCTTGGAAATTGGTGAACTTGAATCGGGATCGGGGTTGAATCAAGAACTTAGTTTGAAGAGGCCTGGAGACACTCGTTGGAGTTCTCACTACAAGACTCTTTTGAATATCATGGACTTATTTTCTACAATTTTTGAAGTTCTTACGATGATTGGAAAGAAAGATTCCGTTTTCGATGATAAGTGA